A single region of the Pyricularia oryzae 70-15 chromosome 4, whole genome shotgun sequence genome encodes:
- a CDS encoding mannosyl transferase gives MPPTDASRQREFVHPEAAHARKKTPPSPFVLQPITAFYFFLAANLIAAVFAPIQDCDETFNYWEPTHYLTHGYGLQTWEYSPEYSIRSWLYVSLHAIVANIRRILPQSTKVSEFYFVRYVLGFICALAQTLLYRSISLTISPRTGTWFVMVLVASPGNFHASAAYLPSSFAMYACMLGAAAFIHWRGGLKTSHGIFWFAVAGVIGWPFAAALCAPFLAEEGLLPLFGDGERRFDCFVRVGRGVVAALLLVVFDTCINTFFYRKMEVISWNIVKYNVFSSSGGPNLYGTEPWTFYFKNLALNFNIWFVLAMLSMPLFLMRNLIVPSGHELRSGWRTTVFLTPFYMWLGIFTAQPHKEERFMYPAYPFLALNAAVAFHIIVTALGNANPKTLIGMIPGKLKLAVLSIAVLLAFDVSLARVYGVYTAYSAPLSLYKPLGTGVLGEQGLGGSGDSVCFGKEWYRFPSSFFLPRKMRAKFIRSEFRGLLPGEFSEARTGFGIFGGTWLTPSGMNDRNEEDMGKYVDINTCAFLVDTQYPLSSEPLPPNEPDFIADKDSWEVVQCIPFLDAANTSFLARALWVPQLSFIPDHMQRKWGYHCLLQRRKGSSV, from the exons ATGCCTCCGACGGACGCCTCACGGCAGCGGGAATTTGTTCATCCCGAGGCAGCCCATGCAAGGAAAAA GACCCCACCAAGCCCCTTCGTTCTCCAACCCATCACCGCCTTCTACTTTTTCCTCGCAGCAAACCTCATAGCCGCCGTCTTCGCTCCGATCCAGGACTGCGATGAAACCTTCAACTATTGGGAGCCAACGCATTACCTCACTCATGGCTATGGATTGCAAACTTGGGAGTACTCACCCGAGTACTCCATCCGCAGTTGGCTTTATGTCTCGTTACACGCCATCGTAGCCAACATCCGTCGCATACTGCCTCAGTCAACAAAG GTCTCGGAATTTTACTTTGTTCGATATGTGTTGGGCTTTATCTGCGCCCTTGCACAGACGCTCCTATACCGATCAATCAGCCTAACAATATCCCCGCGCACCGGGACGTGGTTCGTAATGGTACTGGTTGCAAGCCCTGGAAACTTCCATGCTAGTGCCGCATACCTACCGTCGTCCTTTGCCATGTACGCATGCATGCTCGGTGCGGCTGCCTTCATACACTGGAGAGGTGGTCTAAAGACTTCTCATGGCATCTTCTGGTTTGCAGTAGCTGGAGTCATTGGTTGGCCTTTTGCCGCTGCGCTTTGTGCGCCATTCCTTGCCGAGGAGGGTCTCTTGCCATTGTTTGGCGACGGTGAGCGCAGGTTTGATTGCTTTGTCCGCGTTGGCAGGGGCGTCGTGGCTGCTTTGCTCCTCGTG GTTTTTGACACATGCATCAACACATTTTTCTATCGCAAGATGGAAGTCATTTCCTGGAACATCGTCAAGTACAACGTCTTCTCCTCGAGTGGGGGACCAAACCTGTATGGAACTGAGCCGTGGACATTCTACTTCAAGAACCTCGCGCTCAACTTCAACATTTGGTTTGTGCTGGCTATGCTATCAATGCCTTTGTTCCTTATGCGGAACCTCATCGTGCCGTCTGGCCATGAACTCAGGTCAGGTTGGCGTACCACCGTGTTCTTGACGCCTTTCTACATGTGGCTCGGTATCTTTACGGCGCAACCACACAAAGAGGAGCGCTTCATGTACCCGGCTTATCCTTTCTTGGCACTCAACGCAGCCGTTGCATTCCACATCATCGTTACTGCCTTGGGCAACGCCAATCCCAAAACTCTGATTGGCATGATCCCAGGAAAACTCAAGTTGGCTGTTCTGTCTATTGCGGTCCTGCTTGCTTTTGACGTGTCCCTGGCTCGGGTCTATGGGGTTTACACCGCGTACTCGGCACCTCTTTCCCTGTACAAGCCTCTGGGGACCGGCGTTTTGGGAGAACAAGGCCTAGGCGGCTCGGGTGACTCTGTCTGTTTCGGCAAGGAGTGGTACCGATTTCCCTCTTCATTCTTCCTTCCCCGCAAAATGCGTGCTAAGTTCATTCGCTCAGAGTTCCGCGGCCTCCTCCCTGGGGAGTTCTCCGAAGCGAGAACAGGCTTTGGCATTTTTGGGGGTACATGGCTTACGCCCAGCGGTATGAACGACCGCAACGAGGAGGACATGGGAAAGTACGTGGACATCAACACATGCGCCTTTCTCGTGGATACGCAATACCCGCTGAGCAGCGAACCCCTACCACCTAACGAACCGGACTTCATAGCGGACAAAGACAGCTGGGAGGTCGTACAATGTATCCCATTCTTGGATGCAGCGAATACGAGCTTCCTCGCCCGGGCGCTCTGGGTCCCTCAGCTGTCCTTTATACCGGATCACATGCAGAGAAAGTGGGGTTATCATTGTCTTTTGCAAAGACGGAAGGGTTCATCAGTATGA
- a CDS encoding RCC1 domain-containing protein, with product MAPKRKTKASSRSGAAARPAKRPRQAKENGIPAEALDVYAFGTGVAGELGFGPGPPLSSDPESHTQLRAPLLNPALSGVVQVSAGGMHCAALTAAGKILTWGANDTGNLGRDTAWEPEDGDDDGAVVNPLESTPMEVDEEWFGGAGKRPDFVQVVAIDNATFALAKDGKVWGWGSFRDEKGLLGFIKANLDRKPNPTDADKIQTKPIIVPGLPGNVKQLAGNTNHMLALTHSSQIWAWGGSSTCGELGRRIRSTRSASRYNSLVPTRVALPRSAAREVRAVYAGPHHSFAIDGDGSVFAWGANHFGQTGVVVPRAGGGVEAAQDCITAPTLAPLLGRGRVVHIAAGTHHSVACAADGGVWAWGRCDEGQVGLDLSRFPAGELLVDRRGRRVALLVPSIVPLGVGENATRVAAGVDCSFAVTGSGRVYAWGYAEGYRLGLPSEVTGLEPKRLVRDAHGNPIRNDGFSWAGCGGQFGVIAGPVVKDAAQASTQGGIESADADMVKAKNGAGEEDIVDVDQVDMDEMEDVISFEKQTNQREGGAAETGDGMVENDAHSHKVTHGRDPVQPLDAVTGSGNNIDNNLPRLTNANAAHVQAIPENLLPDGPVERPRITRNNIQYLIDNPGQGDDDCDDYSSDGGSFAPETDDEDDTDEWMSGSDESDESDDSSGGGGAALASTSSGGESTPDEDGESEGSSESSSSDATPEPPSSSESEDVDYSEGTNDDNGASSGRESTPELSSSFSGSEENESNEENTEDSSDSDSPRLRPLPANQLVDGMGLPIPGLSTSILLEGDDDNSEPSSIYSSEGYDDTDHIEQNTQPVPTWGMPLVDGNGLPVPGWTNANPGGYDDDERSSLFSSEEEGEDSHVDQNARPLRARGWSHVDGNGLPEPGRGYAPDFAVYAGQEDGEEGEDAGGAALE from the exons ATGGCTCCCAAGCGCAAAACCAAAGCATCTAGCAGATCTGGAGCTGCCGCCAGACCAGCCAAACGCCCGCGTCAGGCCAAAGAAAATGGCATACCCGCCGAAGCCCTAGACGTCTACGCCTTCGGTACCGGCGTCGCAGGCGAGCTAGGTTTCGGCCCTGGTCCTCCCCTGTCCTCCGACCCCGAGTCCCACACGCAGCTGCGGGCCCCGCTGCTCAACCCTGCGCTGTCCGGCGTCGTGCAGGTCTCGGCGGGCGGCATGCACTGCGCGGCGCTGACCGCGGCAGGCAAGATCCTGACCTGGGGCGCCAACGACACGGGCAACCTGGGCAGGGACACGGCCTGGGAGCCCGAGGACGGTGATGACGACGGTGCCGTGGTCAACCCGCTGGAGAGCACGCCGATGGAAGTGGACGAGGAGTGGTTTGGCGGGGCTGGGAAGAGGCCCGACTTTGTGCAGGTCGTGGCTATCGACAATGCTACTTTTGCGCTTGCAAAGGACGGCAAGGTTTGGGGTTGGGGGTCTTTTAGA GACGAAAAAGGCCTCCTTGGCTTCATCAAAGCCAACCTCGACAGAAAACCCAACCCAACCGACGCCGACAAGATCCAGACAAAACCCATCATCGTCCCAGGCCTCCCCGGCAACGTCAAGCAGCTGGCCGGCAACACGAACCACATGCTCGCCCTGACGCACAGCTCGCAGATCTGGGCCTGGGGCGGCTCGTCGACCTGTGGCGAGCTGGGCCGCCGCATCCGCAGCACGCGGTCCGCGAGCCGCTACAACAGCCTCGTGCCGACGCGCGTCGCCCTGCCGCGGTCCGCCGCCAGGGAGGTCCGCGCCGTCTACGCCGGGCCCCACCACAGCTTCGCcatcgacggcgacggcagcgTGTTCGCCTGGGGCGCGAACCACTTTGGGCAGACGGGCGTCGTGGTCCCCCGCGCCGGTGGCGGCGTCGAGGCGGCTCAGGACTGCATCACGGCGCCCACGCTCGCCCCCTTGCTGGGTCGCGGCCGTGTTGTGCACATCGCGGCCGGCACGCACCACAGCGTCGCGTGCGCTGCCGACGGCGGCGTCTGGGCCTGGGGCCGTTGCGACGAGGGCCAGGTCGGGCTGGACCTGTCCAGGTTCCCGGCGGGGGAGCTGCTGGTTGACAGACGCGGGCGGCGGGTGGCGCTGCTTGTGCCGAGCATCGTGCCGTTGGGGGTGGGAGAAAATGCGACACGGGTGGCTGCCGGCGTGGATTGTTCGTTTGCGGTGACTGGGAGCGGGAGGGTGTATGCTTGGGGCTACGCGGAGGGATACAGGCTGGGGTTGCCGAGTGAGGTCACTGGGCTCGAACCGAAGAGGTTGGTCCGTGATGCTCATGGAAACCCGATCCGGAACGACGGGTTTTCGTGGGCTGGATGCGGTGGGCAGTTTGGTGTTATCGCTGGGCCTGTTGTCAAGGATGCGGCACAGGCATCGACTCAGGGGGGCATCGAATCGGCAGATGCAGATATGGTCAAAGCAAAGAATGGTGCCGGCGAAGAAGACATCGTAGACGTAGACCAGGTCGATATGGACGAGATGGAAGACGTCATTTCTTTCGAAAAGCAGACCAACCAGCGAGAGGGTGGAGCTGCAGAAACGGGGGACGGCATGGTCGAGAACGATGCTCACAGCCACAAGGTCACCCATGGCAGAGATCCAGTACAACCTCTCGATGCTGTTACTGGAAGCGGCAACAACATAGACAACAACCTGCCACGCCTAACAAATGCCAATGCTGCGCATGTCCAAGCTATACCCGAGAACCTCCTGCCTGATGGCCCGGTCGAGCGACCCCGCATCACCCGGAACAATATACAATATCTCATCGACAATCCCGGTCAGGGCGACGACGACTGCGACGACTACAGCTCGGACGGGGGATCGTTTGCACCGGAAACCGACGATGAAGATGACACGGACGAGTGGATGAGCGGCAGCGACGAATCGGACGAAAGCGACGATtccagcggcggcggtggtgcagCGCTTGCGTCCACTTCCTCTGGAGGAGAGTCAACCCCAGATGAAGATGGCGAGTCCGAGGGGAGCAGCGaatccagcagcagcgatgCGACGCCCGAGCCCCCTTCTTCCTCCGAAAGCGAAGATGTGGATTACAGTGAGGGAACCAACGACGACAACGGCGCGTCCAGTGGTCGCGAGTCGACGCCCGAgctctcttcttctttttctggaAGCGAGGAAAATGAGTCCAACGAAGAAAACACAGAAGACAGCAGCGACAGCGACAGCCCAAGGTTGAGACCTTTGCCAGCGAACCAACTTGTAGATGGGATGGGACTGCCTATCCCAGGGCTCAGCACAAGCATCCTCCTGGAAGGGGATGACGACAACAGCGAACCCAGTTCGATCTATTCCTCCGAAGGCTACGACGACACTGACCACATCGAGCAAAACACCCAACCTGTTCCGACGTGGGGAATGCCCCTTGTTGATGGGAACGGCTTGCCCGTCCCGGGATGGACGAATGCCAACCCGGGCGGgtacgacgacgatgagcgCAGCTCGCTCTTCTCATCCGAAGAAGAGGGCGAGGATAGCCACGTCGACCAAAACGCCCGGCCTTTGCGAGCGCGGGGGTGGTCTCATGTTGATGGAAACGGGCTGCCCGAACCTGGTCGGGGATACGCACCGGACTTTGCTGTTTATGCCGGCCAAGAAGACGGCGAGGAGGGTGAGGATGCCGGTGGTGCCGCTTTGGAGTAG
- a CDS encoding glucose and ribitol dehydrogenase gives MQRFSIARIPNLFTPIRRTLITPSLATPYIHDPIHITARKISTTQPTRKMSAQGGKDGQFQPVKDAQQQNLPGLEKDMKPTSEATKLEGKDQFHEYRAANKLEGAKAFITGGDSGIGRSTAILFAREGADVTIAFLPEEQEDADETKKLVEKEGRQCLLFPGDLRNNETCQKAVQAHVDKFKKIDVLVNNASKQIMCKNLEDINLDDVQSTFQSNIVAMFAITKFALPHMEKGGSIINTTSTVAFRGTASMVDYAATKGAIVSFTRSLAQQLMPKGIRVNAVAPGPVHTPLQPASRPAEQMEGFGQQSGLGRVGQPSEIAPSFVFLASKDATLYHGQVLHAYPLGD, from the exons ATGCAAAGGTTCTCAATCGCACGCATCCCAAATCTCTTTACACCGATTCGACGAACACTCATCACACCATCACTTGCAACTCCATACATCCACGATCCGATTCACATCACAGCACGGAAGATATCGACAACACAGCCAACCAGAAAAATGTCTGCACAAGGCGGAAAGGATGGCCAGTTCCAGCCGGTCAAGGATGCCCAGCAGCAAAACCTGCCAGG ACTCGAGAAGGACATGAAGCCCACCAGCGAGGCTACCAAGCTTGAGGGCAAGGACCAGTTCCACGAGTACCGCGCAGCAAACAAGCTCGAGGGCGCAAAGGCCTTCATCACCGGCGGAGA CTCCGGGATCGGTCGCTCGACTGCTATTCTCTTTGCCCGTGAAGGTGCCGACGTCACCATCGCCTTCCTGCCCGAGGAGCAGGAGGATGCGGACGAGACCAAGAAGTTGGTGGAGAAGGAGGGACGCCAGTGCCTTCTCTTCCCAGGCGACCTGAGGAATAACGAGACATGCCAGAAGGCTGTCCAGGCTCACGTCGACAA GTTCAAGAAGATTGACGTCTTGGTGAACAACGCCTCGAAGCAAATCATGTGCAAGAACCTCGAAGACATCAACCTCGACGACGTGCAGAGCACCTTCCAATCCAACATCGTGGCCATGTTCGCCATCACAAAGTTCGCCCTGCCGCACATGGAAAAGGGCGGCAGCATCATCAACACCACTTCCACGGTCGCTTTCCGCGGCACCGCGTCCATGGTCGACTACGCCGCCACCAAGGGCGCCATCGTCTCCTTCACGCGCTCGCTGGCCCAGCAGCTCATGCCCAAGGGCATCCGCGTCAACGCGGTCGCCCCCGGTCCCGTCCACACCCCGCTGCAGCCGGCCAGCCGGCCCGCCGAGCAGATGGAGGGCTTTGGACAGCAGAGCGGCctgggcagggtcggccagCCCAGCGAGATCGCGCCCagctttgtctttttggcGAGCAAGGATGCCACCCTGTACCACGGTCAGGTCTTGCACGCCTACCCTCTGGGAGACTGA
- a CDS encoding sulphydryl oxidase, translated as MKLSLCSLLLSAASNLVLALPINDTFVYDAVIVGGGPAGLSIASALGRVRRNALVIDSGEYRNAPTRHMHDVLGFDGVTPAWYRYSARKQIAAYNTITFTNGTVTKIDGNDQQNFAVTSTGFDNSTFTVRARKVVLATGLKDDLPETPGIWENWGKGMYWCPWCDGHEHADQPLGLLVAQFSDIPSSAREVMTLNPDLIGFANGTDTPDGRAKTEAKNPKFQTYMDLHKVRVDNRTIARIVRLKDGGDPAHDPSLSTAPEYDLFSVEFTEGEPVQRAGFLLSYPEEQRSRIGPEAGVQIWGSKLAVDQSKGYLTNVPGIYAIGDANSDNSTNVPHALYTGKRAAVFMHVRLAKEDQAKETGVDVSQLLKRDVELETRSLWDQVNGQPGEILYAGEYDQ; from the exons ATGAAGCTCAGTCTCTGCTCTCTCCTGCTCTCAGCGGCATCGAACTTGGTGCTGGCTCTGCCCATCAACGACACCTTTGTGTACGATGCCGTCATCGTCGGAGGTGGTCCGGCAGGACTCTCGATCGCCAGTGCCCTCGGCCGTGTGCGCCGCAACGCTCTCGTCATCGACTCTGGAGAGTACCGCAACGCGCCTACGAGGCACATGCACGATGTCCTCGGTTTTGATG GCGTCACCCCGGCGTGGTACCGCTACTCGGCCCGGAAGCAGATTGCTGCCTACAACACAATCACGTTCACCAACGGAACCGTGACCAAGATTGATGGCAACGACCAGCAAAACTTTGCTGTCACCAGTACCGGCTTCGACAACTCAACCTTCACCGTCCGCGCTCGCAAGGTCGTCCTGGCGACCGGTCTGAAGGACGACCTGCCCGAAACTCCCGGCATTTGGGAGAACTGGGGCAAGGGCATGTACTGG TGCCCCTGGTGTGACGGCCACGAGCACGCAGACCAGCCCCTCGGCCTCCTGGTGGCTCAGTTCTCCGACATCCCGTCGTCGGCGCGCGAGGTCATGACCCTCAACCCTGACCTGATCGGCTTCGCCAACGGCACCGACACGCCCGATGGGCGGGCCAAGACCGAGGCCAAGAACCCCAAGTTCCAGACCTACATGGACCTGCACAAGGTGCGGGTCGACAACCGCACCATCGCGCGCATCGTGCGCCTCAAGGACGGCGGCGACCCGGCCCACGACCCTTCGCTGTCCACGGCTCCCGAGTACGACCTGTTCTCGGTCGAGTTCACCGAGGGCGAGCCGGTCCAGCGCGCCGGGTTCCTGCTGTCGTACCCCGAGGAGCAGCGCAGCAGGATCGGCCCGGAGGCCGGCGTGCAGATCTGGGGCAGCAAGCTGGCCGTCGACCAGTCCAAGGGCTACCTCACCAACGTCCCGGGCATCTACGCCATCGGCGACGCCAACTCGGACAACAGCACAAACGTCCCGCACGCCCTGTACACCGGCAAGCGCGCCGCCGTCTTCATGCACGTCAGGCTGGCCAAGGAGGACCAGGCCAAGGAGACGGGCGTCGACGTCTCGCAGCTGCTCAAGAGGGACGTCGAGCTCGAGACCCGCTCGCTCTGGGACCAGGTCAACGGCCAGCCCGGTGAGATTCTGTATGCTGGCGAGTACGACCAGTAA